In Triticum aestivum cultivar Chinese Spring chromosome 5B, IWGSC CS RefSeq v2.1, whole genome shotgun sequence, the following proteins share a genomic window:
- the LOC123113232 gene encoding uncharacterized protein produces the protein MDRRRQKVPGTPSAQLAATGSSSDQSREKISGTAPAPSVQFAVAGSSAGQPQSARGPMYNHPPDDPDDIDQQHDSDARNTTYPTELYTLDEFLAEEDMLDSFAEDIPVFAQVLQRDARIRDRGTHRALKTDLVEHIWKKFGPK, from the exons ATGGACCGCCGCCGGCAGAAAGTACCAGGGACGCCCTCGGCTCAGCTCGCCGCCACCGGTAGCTCCTCCGACCAGTCGCGGGAGAAGATATCTGGGACAGCACCAGCGCCCTCGGTTCAGTTCGCCGTCGCTGGTAGCTCCGCCGGCCAGCCACAATCTGCTCGAGG GCCTATGTATAACCATCCACCAGATGATCCTGATGATATAGATCAACAACATGATAGTGATGCCAGAAACACTACATATCCAACAGAGTTATACACACTTGATGAATTCCTAGCCGAGGAGGACATGCTAGACTCCTTCGCCGAG GACATACCGGTATTCGCCCAGGTGCTACAAAGGGATGCAAGAATCCGAGATCGTGGGACTCATAGAGCACTCAAAACTGATTTGGTAGAGCATATTTGGAAAAAGTTTGGGCCAAAATAG